In Selenomonas dianae, a genomic segment contains:
- a CDS encoding sugar phosphate nucleotidyltransferase, with translation MHIVLLSGGSGKRLWPLSNDIRSKQFIPIFRGRDGLRHSMAQRVCGQVRRTVSDVSVTVATSKSQVSAIRNQLGDAIDICVEPCRRDTFPAIALVSAYLHDVKGVGRDEAVAVCPVDPYVEDAYFASVRRLAQLAADGAANLMLMGIEPTYPSEKYGYIIPQDKAEVSRVLSFREKPEEAAAKRYIAQGALWNSGVFAYRLGYVLTRADALLGCADYGTLFSTYDRLDKISFDYAVAEREKNIGVLRYAGAWKDLGTWNTLTEVMEEAALGDVTMDGGCRSTHVVNELDVPILVMGGQDLIVAASPEGILVADKAASSHMKPYVERMHQPVMFAEKSWGSFRIIDVEEGSLTIKVTLNAGHAMNYHSHERRREIWTLVSGSGTVLLDGEERAVAAGDVIEIPVGMKHKISARERMVVIEVQIGEDIVKEDKVKWAEEV, from the coding sequence ATGCACATTGTCCTGCTTTCGGGCGGCTCGGGGAAACGGCTCTGGCCGCTGTCGAACGACATTCGTTCCAAGCAGTTCATTCCGATCTTTCGCGGGCGTGACGGCTTGCGGCATTCGATGGCACAGCGTGTCTGCGGACAGGTGCGCCGCACGGTTTCGGATGTTTCTGTTACGGTAGCAACGTCAAAATCCCAAGTTTCGGCGATCCGCAATCAACTCGGCGATGCGATCGACATCTGCGTTGAACCGTGCCGCCGTGACACGTTCCCTGCGATCGCGCTCGTCAGCGCCTACCTGCATGATGTGAAAGGCGTTGGGCGCGATGAGGCTGTCGCCGTTTGTCCGGTTGATCCATACGTTGAGGATGCGTATTTCGCCTCCGTGCGGCGTTTGGCGCAGCTTGCCGCAGACGGTGCGGCGAATCTGATGCTCATGGGCATCGAGCCGACCTATCCGAGTGAGAAATACGGCTACATCATACCGCAGGACAAGGCGGAGGTGAGCCGCGTCCTCTCGTTTCGCGAAAAACCCGAGGAAGCCGCGGCAAAACGCTACATCGCGCAGGGGGCGCTCTGGAACAGCGGTGTATTCGCCTATCGTCTGGGGTATGTGCTAACGCGTGCGGATGCGCTGCTTGGATGCGCGGACTATGGGACGCTGTTTTCGACCTATGACCGCCTCGACAAGATCAGCTTTGACTATGCCGTTGCCGAGCGGGAGAAGAACATCGGCGTTCTGCGCTATGCGGGGGCATGGAAGGATCTCGGGACGTGGAACACACTGACGGAGGTCATGGAGGAAGCCGCGCTCGGCGATGTCACGATGGATGGAGGGTGTCGCAGTACCCACGTCGTCAACGAACTGGATGTCCCGATTCTCGTGATGGGCGGGCAGGATCTCATTGTCGCAGCGAGCCCCGAGGGCATCCTCGTGGCGGACAAGGCGGCATCAAGCCATATGAAACCCTATGTGGAGCGGATGCATCAGCCCGTCATGTTTGCGGAGAAGTCATGGGGGAGTTTCCGCATCATCGACGTGGAGGAGGGCAGTCTGACGATCAAGGTGACGCTGAATGCAGGGCACGCGATGAATTACCACAGTCACGAGCGACGACGTGAGATCTGGACCCTCGTGAGCGGCAGCGGAACGGTTCTGTTGGACGGCGAGGAGCGTGCTGTAGCAGCAGGGGATGTCATCGAAATTCCCGTGGGGATGAAGCACAAGATCAGCGCACGGGAGCGCATGGTGGTGATCGAAGTCCAGATCGGCGAGGACATTGTGAAAGAGGACAAGGTCAAGTGGGCGGAAGAGGTGTAG
- a CDS encoding Dps family protein yields the protein MSHANDANLNDALNTYIANIGVGYIKLHNLHWNVVGSQFKAVHEYLESLYDAFADVLDETAELLKIAGAQPVASLKGYLEIATIKELGNEAVDQKKALEITLADLELLRDQALEIRKAADAHDCFGVANLMEDHVTNYAKQIWFLRSMLA from the coding sequence ATGTCACACGCAAATGATGCAAACCTGAACGATGCACTCAACACCTACATCGCCAACATCGGCGTCGGCTACATCAAGCTGCACAACCTCCACTGGAACGTTGTCGGCTCGCAGTTCAAGGCAGTCCATGAGTACCTCGAATCGCTCTACGATGCGTTCGCGGATGTGCTCGACGAGACGGCGGAGCTGCTGAAGATCGCGGGCGCACAGCCGGTTGCAAGCCTCAAGGGCTACCTCGAAATTGCGACGATCAAGGAACTCGGCAACGAGGCGGTCGATCAGAAGAAGGCGCTTGAGATCACGCTCGCGGATCTCGAACTCCTCCGCGACCAGGCACTTGAGATCCGCAAGGCTGCCGATGCACACGACTGCTTCGGCGTTGCGAACCTCATGGAGGATCATGTCACGAACTACGCAAAGCAGATCTGGTTCCTCCGCTCCATGCTCGCTTAA
- a CDS encoding Crp/Fnr family transcriptional regulator, with protein sequence MLLPSFPEIPPHLLRVARPLTFQPDEIIRCKGTHADTVYILLAGRVRIINEFSSGDRYVFAIVDPPTFLGEYEALAGTPYYAATCEAETVCDLLAVSIDAFAAWLQRDAGAAFAVACMIARKSWPISDEYGQIKYMTVQSRLLSYLQKNLPACDVAVRFPMRRQDIADAIGTSLKTVNRSVDRLRAEGLLSLDRGKLALPPEQCAKIRAMNT encoded by the coding sequence ATGCTGTTACCGTCGTTCCCCGAGATACCGCCACACCTGCTGCGCGTTGCGCGGCCGCTCACTTTCCAGCCCGACGAGATCATCCGCTGCAAGGGGACGCATGCCGACACGGTCTACATCCTCCTTGCGGGGCGCGTGCGCATCATCAACGAGTTCTCAAGCGGCGATCGGTATGTGTTTGCCATTGTCGACCCGCCTACATTCCTCGGCGAGTACGAGGCCCTTGCAGGCACGCCGTACTACGCCGCGACGTGTGAGGCGGAGACGGTGTGCGATCTGCTTGCCGTCAGCATCGACGCGTTCGCCGCGTGGCTCCAACGCGACGCGGGAGCAGCGTTTGCCGTCGCCTGTATGATCGCACGAAAATCTTGGCCGATCTCGGACGAATACGGTCAGATCAAATACATGACGGTTCAATCGCGCCTCCTCTCCTATCTGCAAAAGAACCTGCCCGCATGCGATGTCGCCGTGCGGTTCCCCATGCGCCGACAGGACATTGCCGATGCCATCGGCACGAGCCTAAAGACGGTCAACCGCAGCGTTGACCGCCTTCGTGCAGAGGGTCTCCTCTCCCTCGATCGCGGCAAGCTCGCCCTTCCCCCTGAGCAATGCGCCAAAATACGGGCGATGAATACGTGA
- a CDS encoding NCS2 family permease — MSSENVQSRRVEVMAGLTSFFAISYIIIVNPLILADGGIPAELSVFATIFASAIGCLLMALWADAPIILTPGMGINAFFTYTVVTNMGFRWQEALAISLVSALIFFALAVTRAGRVLADAVPKSLKYAVTAGIGLFLVEIGLEKAELIRAGENSILALGDLQNPSAQLALLGLVLSLLFYQRRVKGGFFIAILIVTVIVNVFDLVHANTIEIDMTRLGEYGALLFAEDFSAVLTISFWLAVFSMTMILVFESIGLLEGLLPDTEKFRNAFRASSLTAVLSSVLGTSPTVAAAESAAGIVEGGRRGLTALVGGALFLLTLVFIPLLAYVPQTAVAPVIIITGALMMQQLENIHFQDFSEWFPAFLIIVLIPLTNSISTGLAFGFAAHPMMKLFTGRRRELGTLSYVLGALFLLQLIFEAVQ; from the coding sequence ATGAGTTCAGAGAACGTGCAGAGCAGACGCGTGGAAGTGATGGCAGGGCTGACATCGTTCTTTGCCATCTCGTACATCATCATCGTCAATCCGCTGATTCTTGCGGACGGCGGGATCCCGGCGGAACTGAGCGTGTTCGCAACGATATTCGCCTCGGCGATTGGGTGTCTGCTGATGGCACTCTGGGCGGATGCGCCGATCATCTTGACCCCCGGCATGGGGATCAATGCGTTCTTCACATATACCGTCGTGACGAACATGGGGTTCCGTTGGCAGGAGGCACTTGCCATCTCGCTCGTTTCGGCACTCATCTTCTTCGCACTGGCGGTGACGCGCGCGGGCAGGGTTCTGGCAGATGCTGTGCCGAAATCGCTGAAATACGCAGTGACGGCGGGCATCGGGTTGTTCCTCGTGGAGATTGGACTGGAGAAGGCGGAGCTGATCCGTGCCGGCGAGAACTCGATCCTCGCGCTCGGTGATCTGCAAAATCCGTCTGCGCAGCTCGCGCTCCTCGGTCTTGTGTTGAGCCTGCTGTTCTACCAGCGGCGGGTGAAGGGCGGCTTTTTCATCGCCATCCTCATTGTGACGGTCATCGTCAATGTGTTCGACCTCGTCCACGCGAATACGATTGAGATTGATATGACGCGGCTCGGCGAGTACGGCGCACTGCTCTTTGCGGAGGACTTCTCCGCCGTGCTGACGATTTCGTTCTGGCTTGCGGTATTCTCGATGACGATGATCCTCGTCTTTGAGTCCATCGGATTGCTCGAAGGGCTGCTGCCCGATACGGAGAAGTTTCGCAACGCGTTCCGCGCCTCGTCGCTGACAGCGGTGCTGTCCTCGGTACTTGGGACGAGCCCGACAGTTGCTGCCGCTGAGAGTGCGGCGGGCATCGTAGAGGGTGGGCGGCGCGGACTGACGGCACTCGTCGGCGGTGCCCTGTTCCTGCTCACGCTCGTATTCATCCCCCTGCTCGCCTACGTTCCGCAGACGGCCGTTGCGCCGGTCATCATCATCACAGGCGCCCTGATGATGCAGCAGCTTGAAAATATCCACTTTCAGGATTTCTCAGAGTGGTTCCCGGCGTTCCTCATCATCGTACTCATCCCGCTGACGAACAGCATCTCGACGGGCTTGGCGTTCGGCTTCGCCGCGCATCCGATGATGAAGCTGTTCACGGGGCGCCGGCGCGAGCTTGGCACGCTCTCCTACGTCCTCGGTGCACTGTTCCTCCTGCAGCTCATCTTTGAGGCGGTGCAGTGA
- a CDS encoding O-acetylhomoserine aminocarboxypropyltransferase/cysteine synthase family protein → MSEKNYHFETLQVRVGQEAADPVTDARAVPIYQTTSYVFHNAQHAADRFALKDPGYIYGRLMNPTQDVFEKRIAALEGGAAALAFASGAAAITATFQGLAHAGDHIVAQQTIYGGSYNLLAHTVKEWGIDVTFVDPKTGAQGVADAIRPNTKCVFIETVGNPNADLIDIEAIAQAAHAQGVPVVIDNTFATPYLLRPIEHGADIVVHSATKFLGGHGASLGGVIVDGGKFDWKASGRFPHLTDPNPSYHGVSFVDALGPVAFAVYLRALILRDTGAAIAPQSAFYFIHGLETLSLRVERHVENALKIVDFLAKHPKVAKVNHPSLPNHPDHEIYKRYFPHGGISIFTFDIVGGREAAFRFIDKLTLFSLLANVADVKSLVIHPATTTHSQMNEAELAASGIGEGTVRLSIGIEHVDDLIADLEEALAAV, encoded by the coding sequence ATGAGCGAGAAAAACTATCATTTTGAGACCCTACAGGTGCGCGTCGGACAGGAGGCGGCGGATCCCGTCACGGATGCGCGTGCGGTGCCGATCTATCAGACGACCTCGTACGTGTTCCACAATGCGCAGCACGCCGCCGACCGCTTTGCGCTCAAAGATCCGGGCTATATCTACGGGCGGCTCATGAATCCGACGCAGGATGTGTTCGAGAAGCGCATCGCGGCACTTGAGGGCGGTGCGGCGGCACTCGCGTTTGCCTCGGGAGCGGCGGCGATCACGGCGACGTTCCAAGGGCTCGCCCATGCGGGCGATCACATCGTCGCGCAGCAGACGATCTATGGCGGCTCATACAACCTCCTCGCGCATACGGTGAAGGAGTGGGGCATCGACGTGACCTTCGTCGATCCGAAGACGGGCGCACAGGGGGTTGCAGATGCGATCCGTCCGAATACGAAGTGTGTCTTTATCGAGACCGTCGGCAACCCGAACGCCGATCTCATCGACATCGAGGCGATCGCACAGGCGGCGCACGCGCAGGGCGTGCCTGTCGTCATCGACAACACCTTTGCCACGCCCTACCTCCTGCGCCCCATCGAGCACGGCGCGGACATCGTTGTGCACTCCGCGACGAAGTTCCTCGGCGGACACGGCGCGAGCCTCGGCGGCGTGATCGTCGACGGCGGCAAGTTCGACTGGAAGGCATCGGGACGCTTCCCGCACCTCACCGACCCGAACCCGAGCTATCACGGCGTGAGCTTTGTCGATGCGCTCGGCCCTGTCGCCTTTGCCGTCTACCTGCGTGCGCTCATCCTGCGCGACACGGGCGCGGCAATCGCACCACAGAGCGCGTTCTACTTCATCCACGGGCTTGAGACGCTGTCCCTGCGTGTCGAGCGTCACGTCGAGAATGCGCTGAAGATCGTGGACTTCCTCGCGAAGCACCCGAAAGTGGCAAAGGTCAACCATCCCTCCCTGCCCAACCATCCCGATCACGAGATCTACAAGCGGTATTTCCCGCACGGCGGCATCTCCATCTTTACGTTCGACATCGTGGGCGGACGTGAGGCGGCGTTCCGCTTTATCGACAAGCTGACCCTGTTCTCGCTGCTGGCGAACGTTGCGGACGTGAAGTCGCTCGTCATCCATCCCGCGACCACGACCCATTCGCAGATGAACGAAGCCGAGCTTGCCGCCTCCGGCATCGGCGAGGGAACGGTACGCCTCTCCATCGGCATCGAGCACGTCGACGATCTGATTGCGGATCTTGAGGAGGCGCTCGCCGCAGTGTGA
- the deoD gene encoding purine-nucleoside phosphorylase: MPTPHIAAAKGEVAERILLPGDPLRAKYIAENFLEGAKEYTNIRNILGYTGTYKGHPISVQGTGMGMPSISIYVNELIREYGCKTLIRIGSCGACHKDIHIRDVLIAQATTTDSSMPRNIFGSAVNFAPVANFDLLRSAYQAAVDKGIAVRVGNVMSQDRFYDDELDIHKLASYGVLGLEMEAAALYLIAAKFGVRALALFTVSDEPPSTAEERQTSFSEMIEIALEASIA, from the coding sequence ATGCCAACCCCACACATTGCAGCTGCAAAGGGCGAAGTCGCCGAGCGCATTCTCCTGCCGGGTGACCCGCTCCGCGCCAAGTACATCGCTGAGAACTTCCTCGAAGGGGCGAAAGAGTACACGAACATCCGCAACATCCTCGGCTACACCGGCACGTACAAGGGGCATCCCATCTCCGTGCAGGGAACGGGCATGGGGATGCCGTCGATCTCCATCTACGTCAACGAGCTCATCCGCGAGTACGGCTGCAAGACGCTGATCCGCATCGGCAGCTGCGGCGCATGCCACAAGGATATCCACATCCGCGACGTCCTCATCGCGCAGGCGACGACGACCGATTCCTCCATGCCGCGCAACATCTTCGGCTCTGCGGTCAACTTTGCACCGGTCGCGAACTTCGATCTGCTGCGCTCCGCATATCAGGCCGCCGTCGACAAAGGCATCGCCGTGCGCGTTGGAAATGTGATGTCGCAGGATCGCTTCTACGACGACGAACTCGACATCCACAAGCTCGCGAGCTACGGTGTCCTCGGTCTGGAGATGGAGGCGGCGGCACTCTACCTCATCGCGGCGAAGTTCGGCGTGCGTGCGCTCGCACTCTTTACCGTCAGCGACGAGCCGCCTTCCACGGCAGAGGAACGTCAGACATCGTTCAGCGAGATGATCGAGATTGCACTGGAGGCGTCGATTGCCTAG
- a CDS encoding pyrimidine-nucleoside phosphorylase, giving the protein MRMYDLITKKKHGGTLTAEELRYMVEGYVAGEIPDYQMSAMLMAIWFNGMTAQETTELTIAMADSGDRVDLSAIAGKKVDKHSTGGVGDKTTLICAPIVAACGGRVAKMSGRGLGHTGGTVDKLEAIPGYETAISREKFFSIVNECGVSVIGQSGNLAPADKKLYALRDVTATVDAIPLIASSIMSKKLAAGSDCILLDVKTGSGAFMKTLDDAIALAQTMVAIGEGAGRRTVALITDMDTPLGLGIGNSIEVAESMDVLRGKGPHDLTEVSLQLAENMLYLVGKGTIEECRRMAEQSIADGSAFETFCTMVRRQGGDDAVLRDASKFPQAAVQVQIRANADGYITAMDAEKIGAVSVVLGAGRETKDSPIDFAAGLILHKKYGDAVKSDDVIATLYTDSTQRGDSAAQLYRAAITIGTEEPPVRPLVYARVEKDKVVRY; this is encoded by the coding sequence ATGCGCATGTATGACCTGATTACGAAGAAAAAGCATGGCGGCACACTCACTGCCGAGGAGCTGCGCTATATGGTCGAAGGCTATGTCGCGGGCGAGATTCCCGACTACCAGATGTCCGCCATGCTGATGGCAATCTGGTTCAACGGCATGACGGCACAGGAGACGACGGAGCTGACGATTGCAATGGCGGACTCGGGCGACCGTGTCGACCTCTCGGCGATTGCCGGCAAAAAGGTGGACAAGCACTCCACCGGCGGCGTCGGCGACAAGACGACGCTCATCTGCGCCCCGATTGTCGCCGCCTGCGGTGGGCGCGTCGCGAAGATGAGCGGTCGCGGTCTTGGGCACACGGGCGGCACCGTGGACAAACTGGAGGCCATCCCCGGCTATGAGACGGCGATTTCGCGCGAAAAATTCTTCTCCATCGTGAACGAGTGCGGCGTGTCCGTCATCGGGCAGTCGGGCAACCTCGCGCCGGCGGACAAGAAACTCTACGCACTGCGCGACGTGACGGCGACGGTCGACGCGATCCCGCTGATCGCGTCCTCGATCATGAGCAAGAAGCTCGCCGCCGGCTCGGACTGCATTCTGCTCGATGTCAAGACGGGCTCGGGCGCATTCATGAAGACGCTCGACGATGCCATCGCGCTTGCACAGACGATGGTCGCCATCGGCGAGGGCGCAGGACGGCGCACCGTCGCACTGATTACCGACATGGACACGCCGCTCGGACTCGGCATCGGCAACAGCATCGAGGTCGCGGAGTCGATGGACGTGCTGCGCGGCAAAGGACCGCATGACCTGACGGAGGTGTCGCTCCAACTCGCGGAGAATATGCTCTACCTCGTCGGCAAGGGCACGATTGAGGAGTGCCGCCGCATGGCGGAGCAGTCGATTGCAGACGGGTCGGCGTTCGAGACATTCTGTACGATGGTGCGGCGGCAGGGCGGTGATGATGCCGTCCTGCGCGACGCCTCGAAATTCCCGCAGGCGGCCGTGCAGGTGCAGATCCGCGCGAACGCAGACGGCTACATCACGGCCATGGACGCGGAGAAAATCGGCGCGGTGAGCGTCGTGCTCGGTGCGGGGCGTGAGACGAAGGACAGTCCGATTGATTTCGCCGCCGGTCTCATCCTGCACAAGAAGTACGGCGACGCAGTGAAGTCGGACGATGTCATCGCAACGCTCTACACGGACAGCACACAGCGCGGCGACAGCGCGGCGCAGCTCTACCGCGCGGCGATTACCATCGGCACAGAGGAGCCGCCCGTCCGTCCGCTCGTCTATGCCCGTGTGGAGAAAGACAAGGTCGTTCGATACTAA
- a CDS encoding GDP-L-fucose synthase family protein, whose amino-acid sequence MMEKDAKIYVAGHCGMVGSAICRELGRQGYTNIITRTHAQLDLCRQDAVETFFAEEKPSYVFLAAAKVGGIQANSEAPADFMYQNMMLEMNVIHAAWQNGCRKLEFLGSSCIYPRLAPQPMTEDCLLTSSLEKTNEAYALAKIAGLKYCTYLNKQYAADYISVMPTNLYGPNDNYHPEHSHVLPALIRRFHEAKEAGAPSVTCWGDGSPLREFLYVDDLANLCVFLMNHYSGDETVNAGSGREISIRGLAELVARVVDYRGEILWDTTKPNGTPRKLLDVSKAAALGWRYTTELADGIRLAYEDFLNNPMRAER is encoded by the coding sequence ATGATGGAAAAGGATGCGAAGATCTACGTCGCGGGGCATTGCGGCATGGTCGGCTCTGCGATCTGTCGGGAACTCGGGCGGCAGGGATATACGAACATCATAACGCGCACGCACGCACAGCTTGATCTGTGCCGGCAGGATGCCGTCGAAACATTTTTTGCGGAGGAAAAACCGTCGTATGTTTTTCTGGCGGCGGCAAAGGTCGGCGGAATACAAGCAAATTCGGAAGCCCCTGCCGACTTTATGTACCAAAATATGATGCTTGAGATGAACGTTATCCATGCAGCATGGCAGAATGGGTGCAGGAAATTGGAATTTCTCGGATCGTCCTGCATCTATCCGCGTCTTGCCCCGCAGCCGATGACGGAGGACTGCCTCTTAACTTCGTCGCTTGAGAAGACAAACGAGGCATATGCGCTTGCGAAGATCGCAGGGCTGAAGTACTGTACATACCTCAACAAACAGTACGCTGCGGACTATATCTCAGTCATGCCGACGAATCTCTACGGTCCGAATGACAACTATCATCCGGAGCACAGTCACGTCCTTCCCGCGCTCATCCGACGGTTTCATGAGGCAAAGGAAGCGGGTGCGCCGTCCGTGACCTGTTGGGGCGACGGATCGCCGCTGCGCGAGTTCCTCTATGTGGACGATCTCGCAAACCTCTGCGTTTTCCTGATGAACCACTACAGCGGAGACGAGACCGTCAACGCGGGGAGTGGCAGGGAAATCTCGATTCGAGGGCTCGCGGAGCTGGTTGCGCGTGTGGTGGACTATCGCGGAGAGATCCTGTGGGATACTACGAAACCGAACGGCACGCCGCGTAAGCTGCTCGATGTCTCCAAGGCGGCGGCGCTCGGCTGGCGGTACACAACGGAGCTTGCAGACGGGATTCGGCTTGCGTACGAAGATTTCTTGAACAATCCGATGCGTGCGGAGCGATGA
- a CDS encoding phosphopentomutase: protein MTSIKRVFLIVLDSFGIGCAPDAADFGDGRCNTLASLTTSPELHAPNLTKLGLFNIDGVGCGTPADSPIGTFARLRELSRGKDTTIGHWEIAGIVSEQPMPTYPNGFPMEILTRLSAACDGKKILCNKPYSGTQVIHDYGREQEETGGLIVYTSADSVLQIAANEADVPVERLYDYCRAARGIMQGEHGVGRIIARPYVGSYPNYERTAHRHDFSLDPTGETMMDALMRQGHEVIAVGKISDIFAGRGVTRSTGVNENNADGMEKTLRIQQEDFTGLCFVNLVDFDMTYGHRRDIAGYARATTEFDVQLGTFMEHMREDDVLMITADHGCDPGAPGTDHTREYVPLLVYGAQIRKGVNLGTYPTFAMIGATVSDMFGAGLTTKGESLLPRILAH, encoded by the coding sequence ATGACCAGTATCAAACGCGTATTTCTGATCGTCCTCGACAGCTTCGGCATCGGGTGTGCTCCGGACGCAGCAGACTTCGGCGATGGGCGCTGCAACACGCTCGCATCGCTGACGACATCGCCGGAGCTGCACGCGCCGAACCTCACAAAGCTCGGCCTGTTTAACATCGACGGCGTCGGCTGCGGCACGCCCGCAGACAGCCCCATCGGTACTTTTGCACGACTGCGGGAGCTCTCGCGCGGCAAGGACACGACGATCGGACACTGGGAAATCGCAGGCATCGTCTCCGAGCAGCCCATGCCCACGTATCCGAACGGATTCCCGATGGAGATCCTCACGCGGCTCTCGGCGGCGTGTGACGGGAAGAAAATCCTCTGCAACAAGCCCTACTCCGGCACGCAGGTCATCCACGACTACGGGCGCGAGCAGGAGGAGACGGGCGGGCTCATCGTCTACACGTCGGCGGACAGCGTGCTGCAGATCGCAGCGAACGAGGCCGATGTCCCCGTCGAGCGTCTCTATGACTACTGCCGTGCGGCACGCGGGATCATGCAGGGCGAGCACGGCGTCGGACGCATCATTGCACGGCCGTATGTCGGCAGCTATCCGAACTATGAGCGCACAGCGCACCGTCACGACTTCTCCCTCGACCCCACGGGCGAGACGATGATGGACGCGCTCATGCGGCAGGGGCATGAGGTCATCGCCGTCGGCAAGATCAGCGACATCTTTGCGGGGCGCGGCGTCACGCGCAGCACGGGGGTCAACGAGAACAACGCCGACGGTATGGAAAAGACACTGCGCATTCAGCAGGAGGACTTCACGGGGCTGTGCTTCGTCAACCTCGTCGATTTCGACATGACGTATGGACACAGGCGCGACATCGCAGGCTATGCGCGCGCGACAACGGAGTTCGACGTGCAGCTCGGCACATTCATGGAGCATATGCGCGAGGACGATGTTCTGATGATTACGGCCGACCACGGCTGCGACCCCGGTGCCCCCGGCACGGATCACACGCGTGAGTACGTGCCGCTTCTCGTCTACGGCGCACAGATCCGCAAGGGGGTCAACCTCGGGACGTACCCGACCTTCGCCATGATCGGCGCGACGGTGTCAGATATGTTCGGTGCGGGGCTGACGACGAAGGGCGAGAGCCTGCTGCCGCGCATTCTTGCACACTGA
- the gmd gene encoding GDP-mannose 4,6-dehydratase: MKKALITGITGQDGSYLTELLLEKGYEVHGIIRRHSTPCTARIDHLLSDVRYDGRLFLHYGDLTDSSNAHTLIREIRPDEVYNLAAQSHVAVSFEVPEYTAEATGVGTLRLLEALRQSGLPIRFYQASTSELFGGLPDTAPQSEATPFYPKSPYGAAKLYSFWITKNYRESYDMFAVNGILFNHESPRRGETFVTRKITLAVARILAGKQEKLSLGNLDAKRDWGFAGDYVEGMWRMLQQDAPDDYVLATNETHTVREFAELSFREAGIEIEWRGSGVEEKGYDAKTGRLLVDVNPRFFRPAEVELLWGNPSKAERELGWRRKVSFSELVRMMVEADREKYGH; the protein is encoded by the coding sequence GTGAAAAAAGCATTGATTACAGGGATTACAGGGCAGGACGGTTCGTACTTGACTGAGCTTTTGCTCGAAAAGGGCTATGAGGTGCACGGCATCATCCGTCGGCACAGTACGCCGTGTACGGCGCGGATCGATCATCTTCTGTCCGATGTACGGTACGATGGGCGGCTTTTCCTCCACTATGGCGATCTGACGGATTCGAGCAATGCACATACGCTGATTCGGGAGATTCGACCGGATGAGGTCTACAACCTCGCGGCACAGTCCCATGTCGCCGTATCGTTCGAAGTGCCGGAGTATACGGCGGAGGCGACGGGGGTCGGGACGCTCCGCCTGTTGGAGGCACTGCGGCAGAGCGGCCTGCCGATCCGGTTCTATCAGGCATCGACGTCGGAGCTTTTTGGCGGGCTTCCGGATACGGCGCCGCAGAGCGAGGCAACGCCGTTCTATCCGAAGTCGCCGTACGGCGCGGCAAAGCTCTACAGCTTCTGGATTACGAAGAACTACCGCGAGTCCTACGATATGTTCGCCGTGAACGGCATCCTCTTCAACCACGAGTCGCCGCGCCGTGGGGAGACCTTTGTCACACGCAAGATCACGCTTGCTGTTGCCCGTATTCTTGCAGGGAAGCAGGAAAAACTCTCGCTCGGGAATCTGGATGCAAAGCGCGACTGGGGCTTTGCGGGCGACTATGTCGAGGGGATGTGGCGGATGCTGCAACAGGATGCGCCCGACGACTATGTGCTTGCGACGAATGAGACGCATACGGTGCGTGAGTTTGCAGAACTGTCCTTCCGTGAGGCGGGCATTGAGATCGAATGGCGCGGCAGCGGTGTCGAGGAAAAGGGATACGATGCAAAGACGGGGCGACTGCTCGTCGATGTCAATCCGCGCTTTTTCCGTCCTGCCGAGGTGGAACTCCTATGGGGGAATCCGTCGAAGGCGGAGCGGGAACTCGGCTGGCGGCGCAAGGTGTCGTTCTCGGAGCTTGTCCGCATGATGGTCGAGGCGGATCGGGAGAAGTACGGGCACTGA
- a CDS encoding secretion protein HlyD encodes MKSARLVQIFCSVKKTNRTHSKSYVEDLSTQTERKRCAKMVVQNLSVLP; translated from the coding sequence ATGAAGTCCGCCAGATTAGTGCAGATTTTTTGTTCTGTCAAGAAGACAAACCGGACGCATAGCAAGAGCTATGTGGAGGATTTGTCGACACAGACAGAGCGAAAAAGATGCGCTAAGATGGTGGTGCAGAATTTATCAGTGCTTCCCTAA